DNA from Flavobacterium aestivum:
GGCGATGATATCACTTCAGTAAAAGCCAAAACGTCTTATGCCATAAAAAACAAACTGGGAGGTATTATGTTTTGGGAGCTTGTTTTAGATAGTCCTCAAAATGGTATGGTAGATGCAATATATCAGCTAAAAACAGCAAAATAGTTTATCACAAAGAATAGAGATGAAAGATTGTAAATTATGAATTTACAGAAGTCTTATTGCATCAAAAATATTGATTAATACAATAAATAAGTAAATATAATAGGTTACTAATTAAGGATTAAATATGAATTATTTATAGTATTACTATAAGTGAAAATATTGCCTTAATTGACAATGAATAAGCAAAATGAAAAAAGTATATGCTATTGGAATGGATGTAGGAGGAAGTCATATTACTTCTGCAATTGTAGATGTTACAAACATGGAAGTTTTAGAATCTTCAATACATAAAGAATGTTTTGATTCGAATTTATCTGTGAACGAGGTTATGGATTTTTGGGAAAAATCAATTCGTCTTTCCTTGATTAAATCAGAAGTTGAAGAAGTAAAAGGAATAACGGTTTGTTTCCCTGGACCATTTGATTATGAAAATGGTATTTCTATGATTAAAGGGCAGGATAAATATGAGAATTTTTATGGTTTAAATATTAGCGATTTGCTTAGGGAAAGACTTAGTTTTTCGAATGATTTTAATATTTTTTTCGAAAATGATGCCGTTTGTTTTGGTAAAGGTGAAGTGTATAAAGATAAAATGAATCTTTCCAAAAAGGTAATGGCAATCACATTAGGAACAGGATTAGGTTCTTGTTTTATAGATAAAGGAGCATCTATCAGTTCGGGTATTCTTGTGCCAACAGATGGTGAAATCTGGAATCTTCCTTTTAAAAACGGTATTGCAGAAGATTATGTGTCTTTGCGAGGGCTTCTATCGAAATATTTTGCCTTGAGCGGAATTCAACTAGAAAACGGATTAGAGCTATACGACCGTGCAATAGCTGAAGATAAAGACGCACTACAAGTATTTGAAGAAATGGGGGAGGATTTGGCTGAAATTGTCATTCCTTGTTTGAAAAAGTTTTCTGCGGAGCATTTTATAATTGGCGGGAAAATTGCTAATTCTAGTGCTTTATTCTTACCCACTTTCAATAAAAAAATCAAGGAAGCAGGGTGTGAAATCGGTATTCAGGTTTCCAGTGACAATGAAGATGCGGCATTGCTAGGAGCGGCG
Protein-coding regions in this window:
- a CDS encoding ROK family protein; this encodes MKKVYAIGMDVGGSHITSAIVDVTNMEVLESSIHKECFDSNLSVNEVMDFWEKSIRLSLIKSEVEEVKGITVCFPGPFDYENGISMIKGQDKYENFYGLNISDLLRERLSFSNDFNIFFENDAVCFGKGEVYKDKMNLSKKVMAITLGTGLGSCFIDKGASISSGILVPTDGEIWNLPFKNGIAEDYVSLRGLLSKYFALSGIQLENGLELYDRAIAEDKDALQVFEEMGEDLAEIVIPCLKKFSAEHFIIGGKIANSSALFLPTFNKKIKEAGCEIGIQVSSDNEDAALLGAASMLSF